The following are from one region of the Stigmatella ashevillena genome:
- the rnr gene encoding ribonuclease R yields the protein MNPSSEQLKQILSDADHPLGVKELLRLAGLHPGQQTELKRTLRELVRSGQILKEGKRFRVEEPGRALASLPHHKAPPGGAPSRSGPGLLEGVLHVHRDGYGFVHPLTGEGENVFLPPAEAARALDNDRVLVEVMGRPGRLEGRLARVVDRRRQLVVGTYEERGGRHAAVFPIDASLQGPIRVPRTQMARDGDMVKVRLGVGSQILDSEEGLFGEVAGSLGRPGDPSTEVLSIAYGQGFNDEFPPDVMDEADRVGTAVSEEEARGESRKDLRSLPLITIDGEDARDFDDAVYAEPQGGGWRLVVAIADVTHYVREGMALDAEALRRATSVYLPDRVLPMLPERLSNGICSLRPDEDRLCMVADMVFDARAHLRSYELYPGVMRSVARCTYNEVQAVLDGQDVPHRNALRPHFERLQAVSRALRQMRQGRGAIDFDLPEHKVVMGEDGQPARMEKRERKESHRLIEECMLAANEAVAKFFQDEGLPSVYRFHGEPDEQKLASFAVLAQAYGFTLRLDDGVSSKELNAFITQLEGHPEQRALNQLLLRSMMQAVYSSSQVGHYGLAAEHYLHFTSPIRRYPDLLVHRLLKAHWVRQGKPRSQVMLDREEERLEAMAEQSSERERAAMMVEREVVSFYATLLMKDRVGEEFDATISSVTDFGFFVELDTEHVEGLVKTDALGFGGRLDKLLHALVYPDGRRIRVGQKCRVRLVSVSTERRQMDFEPLELDSQAVARQERPRRPWEQGDAPRFAEAPRRGRFVREGQREEAAPSRFEKRRPAPPREAPRPELPEARRRRFLVPPAVPAQAAPEAEAPPPWQASAMPSAPVSSGQEPPAKSPHPGFDRIRALAAQSHRQGQSPRMVSPRGGEDTFPEPQGKKPARKAAPSGKKTHRAEAPAGKRKGAQGAGKAPSPKARGKFKPGRRPR from the coding sequence GTGAATCCATCTTCTGAGCAGCTCAAGCAGATCCTCTCCGATGCCGACCACCCCCTGGGGGTGAAGGAACTCCTTCGGCTCGCTGGCCTGCACCCCGGTCAACAGACCGAACTCAAGCGCACCCTCCGGGAGCTGGTCCGCAGCGGGCAGATCCTCAAGGAGGGCAAGCGCTTCCGCGTCGAGGAACCGGGGCGCGCCCTTGCTTCACTTCCCCACCACAAGGCGCCTCCGGGCGGTGCTCCCAGCCGTTCCGGGCCGGGGCTGTTGGAGGGGGTTCTCCACGTCCACCGCGATGGTTATGGGTTCGTGCATCCCCTCACGGGAGAGGGAGAGAACGTCTTCTTGCCTCCCGCGGAGGCGGCCCGTGCCCTGGACAATGATCGGGTGCTGGTGGAGGTGATGGGACGTCCGGGGCGCCTGGAGGGCCGTCTGGCCCGCGTGGTGGACCGGCGCCGCCAGCTCGTGGTGGGAACCTACGAGGAGCGGGGAGGGCGGCACGCCGCGGTCTTCCCGATCGACGCCAGCCTCCAGGGGCCCATTCGTGTTCCGCGCACCCAGATGGCGCGCGATGGGGACATGGTGAAGGTCCGCCTGGGGGTGGGCTCCCAGATCCTGGACTCGGAGGAAGGGCTCTTCGGCGAGGTGGCGGGCTCCTTGGGTCGGCCGGGGGATCCCAGCACCGAGGTGCTCTCGATTGCCTACGGGCAAGGTTTCAATGACGAGTTTCCGCCGGACGTGATGGACGAGGCGGACCGGGTGGGGACGGCCGTTTCCGAGGAGGAGGCGCGCGGGGAGTCCCGGAAGGATCTGCGTTCCCTTCCGCTCATCACCATCGATGGTGAGGACGCCCGCGACTTCGACGACGCGGTCTACGCGGAGCCCCAGGGCGGTGGGTGGCGGCTGGTGGTCGCCATCGCGGACGTGACGCACTACGTGCGCGAGGGGATGGCGCTGGATGCGGAGGCGCTGCGCCGGGCCACGTCGGTGTATCTGCCGGACCGGGTGCTGCCCATGCTGCCGGAGCGGTTGAGCAACGGCATCTGCTCGCTGCGCCCCGACGAGGATCGGCTGTGCATGGTGGCGGACATGGTGTTCGATGCCCGGGCCCACCTGCGCTCCTACGAGCTGTACCCCGGCGTGATGCGGAGCGTGGCCCGCTGCACCTACAACGAGGTGCAGGCCGTGCTGGACGGGCAGGACGTGCCCCACCGCAACGCGCTGCGGCCCCACTTCGAGCGGCTCCAGGCCGTGTCGCGCGCACTGCGTCAGATGCGCCAGGGCCGTGGGGCCATCGACTTCGATCTGCCCGAGCACAAGGTGGTGATGGGCGAGGACGGCCAGCCCGCGCGGATGGAGAAGCGCGAGCGCAAGGAGAGCCATCGCCTCATCGAGGAGTGCATGCTGGCCGCCAACGAGGCGGTGGCGAAGTTCTTCCAGGACGAGGGGTTGCCTTCCGTCTACCGCTTTCACGGTGAGCCGGACGAGCAGAAGCTGGCCTCCTTCGCCGTGCTGGCGCAGGCCTATGGCTTCACGCTGCGCCTCGATGACGGGGTCAGTTCGAAGGAGCTGAACGCCTTCATCACCCAGCTCGAGGGCCACCCCGAACAGCGCGCCCTGAACCAGCTGCTGCTGCGCTCGATGATGCAGGCGGTGTATTCGTCCTCGCAGGTGGGGCACTACGGCCTGGCGGCGGAGCACTACCTGCACTTCACCTCGCCCATCCGCCGCTATCCGGACCTGCTGGTGCACCGGTTGCTCAAGGCGCACTGGGTGCGTCAGGGCAAGCCGCGCTCTCAGGTGATGCTGGACCGGGAGGAAGAACGGCTGGAGGCCATGGCCGAGCAGAGCTCCGAGCGCGAACGGGCCGCCATGATGGTGGAGCGCGAGGTGGTCTCCTTCTATGCCACCCTGTTGATGAAGGACCGGGTGGGCGAGGAATTCGACGCCACCATCTCCTCCGTCACCGACTTCGGCTTCTTCGTGGAGCTGGACACCGAGCACGTCGAGGGGCTGGTGAAGACCGACGCGCTGGGCTTCGGAGGCCGGCTGGACAAGTTGCTGCACGCGTTGGTGTACCCGGATGGCCGTCGGATCCGCGTGGGGCAGAAGTGCCGCGTGCGGCTCGTGTCCGTGAGCACCGAGCGGCGGCAGATGGACTTTGAACCCTTGGAGCTCGACAGCCAGGCTGTCGCGCGCCAGGAGCGGCCGCGCCGTCCCTGGGAGCAGGGCGATGCGCCCCGCTTCGCGGAGGCGCCGAGGCGAGGGCGTTTCGTCCGCGAGGGCCAGCGGGAAGAGGCCGCTCCGAGCCGCTTCGAGAAACGCCGCCCCGCGCCGCCCCGGGAAGCCCCCCGTCCCGAGCTCCCCGAGGCGCGTCGGCGCCGGTTCCTGGTGCCTCCGGCCGTGCCAGCGCAGGCGGCTCCGGAGGCCGAGGCCCCACCCCCCTGGCAGGCCTCGGCCATGCCCTCCGCCCCGGTGTCCTCCGGGCAGGAACCTCCCGCGAAATCGCCACACCCTGGCTTCGATCGCATCCGCGCCTTGGCCGCGCAGAGCCATCGTCAGGGCCAGAGCCCGCGCATGGTGTCCCCGCGCGGGGGGGAAGACACGTTCCCGGAGCCTCAGGGAAAGAAGCCCGCCCGCAAGGCGGCTCCGAGCGGCAAGAAAACCCACCGCGCGGAGGCGCCCGCGGGCAAGCGGAAGGGAGCGCAGGGCGCGGGCAAGGCCCCGTCTCCCAAGGCGCGAGGCAAGTTCAAGCCGGGCCGACGCCCACGCTGA
- a CDS encoding NYN domain-containing protein: protein MLPSGRPPAASYVIIDAENVDWAVSNVVGRKPEPQDRVQFDRLVSFCETHFPNPVRCVVVLNARGEQLPDAMIGFVRALKSAGCEVALLHGRSDQKVVDLGILKLLEAIRTQRPGAAVALASHDGADFAAALRPLLEEKRQVAILGLREHVSSRFRELVPSGLEILDLELNAKVFQRPLPRLLPVRVDEFDPTFFL, encoded by the coding sequence ATGCTTCCCTCCGGACGTCCTCCTGCTGCTTCCTATGTCATCATCGATGCCGAAAACGTCGATTGGGCGGTCTCCAATGTCGTAGGCCGCAAGCCCGAGCCCCAGGATCGGGTGCAGTTCGACCGGCTGGTGTCCTTCTGTGAGACGCATTTCCCCAACCCCGTGCGCTGCGTGGTGGTGCTCAACGCCCGGGGTGAGCAACTTCCCGATGCGATGATCGGCTTCGTGCGGGCCTTGAAGTCCGCCGGCTGCGAAGTGGCGCTCCTCCACGGCCGGAGTGATCAAAAGGTGGTGGACCTGGGCATCCTCAAGCTCCTGGAGGCCATCCGCACCCAGCGCCCCGGGGCCGCGGTCGCGCTCGCCAGCCACGACGGCGCCGACTTCGCCGCGGCACTTCGTCCGTTGCTCGAGGAGAAACGGCAAGTGGCCATCCTCGGGCTGCGCGAGCACGTGAGCTCCCGCTTCCGGGAGCTTGTGCCCTCGGGCCTGGAGATCCTCGACCTGGAGCTGAACGCCAAGGTGTTCCAACGCCCGCTCCCCCGGCTGCTGCCGGTTCGCGTGGACGAGTTCGATCCCACGTTCTTCCTGTAG
- a CDS encoding protease inhibitor I42 family protein: MAKPKSGAKKATPAPKKDHAARLELLKSASKRVAKVATKVAKAVKDVKDKVTKSAKSKAPAKASTEKSVEKPAKGTSEKPAAKAKTASAKSASAKSAVEAPPKEKGKASSSKGGKAAAAPQPPPQERPRPRATKLPPVGEPLTKRETEQLLTAGEGRGVMGEGSLKGRLVVSDGMPHLVVVGRDKRELTFLLQGPDQEVLPAYVEHKVSVSGLIRKLTNYGGTVDVRKYSAKKHEAEIPVAAPVETEAKLRYLSPGEVSMVTSAGMGSGIKGFASLRGNLEMTGEDFVLVLSNGGTRQQVSFLLEGKNAKGMRRHVGQLLVVTGVVEKASGWGGKVVVENFEPRPAEARVSREDMEIVHVEGEVPTSVDVKLNHGLTVRLQEQPGYTWAIEPTLAKRVGLREARYEPGSDDVGATREFFFTPRNPGVSEVEFFLAKALTPGVVERSFKINVTVKP, translated from the coding sequence ATGGCCAAGCCCAAGTCCGGGGCCAAGAAAGCGACCCCCGCCCCCAAGAAAGACCACGCGGCGAGGCTGGAGTTGCTCAAAAGCGCGAGCAAGCGGGTGGCGAAGGTGGCAACGAAAGTGGCCAAAGCCGTGAAAGACGTGAAGGACAAGGTGACAAAGTCCGCCAAGAGCAAGGCGCCCGCGAAGGCGTCCACGGAGAAATCCGTGGAGAAGCCCGCCAAAGGCACCAGTGAGAAGCCAGCCGCCAAGGCGAAGACAGCGTCCGCCAAGAGTGCTTCCGCCAAGAGCGCGGTCGAGGCGCCGCCCAAGGAGAAGGGGAAGGCCTCGTCTTCCAAGGGTGGCAAGGCCGCCGCCGCGCCCCAGCCTCCTCCCCAAGAGCGTCCGCGCCCGCGGGCCACGAAGCTGCCGCCGGTAGGGGAGCCGCTCACCAAGCGCGAGACAGAGCAGCTGCTCACCGCCGGCGAGGGCCGAGGGGTGATGGGCGAGGGCAGTCTCAAGGGCCGGTTGGTGGTGAGCGACGGCATGCCGCACCTCGTCGTGGTGGGCCGGGACAAGCGCGAGCTGACCTTCCTGCTTCAGGGGCCGGATCAAGAGGTGCTCCCGGCCTACGTGGAGCACAAGGTCTCCGTCAGCGGGTTGATCCGCAAGCTGACGAACTACGGCGGCACGGTGGATGTCCGCAAGTACTCGGCGAAGAAGCACGAGGCGGAGATTCCCGTCGCCGCGCCGGTGGAGACCGAAGCCAAGCTGCGGTACCTGTCGCCAGGAGAGGTCTCCATGGTGACGAGCGCGGGCATGGGCTCGGGCATCAAGGGCTTCGCCTCGCTGCGCGGCAACCTGGAGATGACGGGCGAGGACTTCGTGCTGGTGCTCTCCAATGGGGGCACCCGGCAGCAGGTGTCCTTCCTCCTGGAAGGCAAGAACGCCAAGGGCATGCGCCGCCACGTGGGCCAGTTGCTCGTCGTCACCGGCGTCGTCGAGAAGGCGTCCGGGTGGGGCGGCAAGGTCGTGGTGGAGAACTTCGAGCCCCGGCCCGCCGAGGCCCGCGTGTCCCGCGAGGACATGGAGATCGTCCACGTCGAGGGCGAAGTGCCCACCTCGGTGGACGTCAAGCTCAACCACGGGTTGACCGTGCGCCTGCAAGAGCAGCCGGGTTACACCTGGGCCATCGAGCCCACCCTGGCCAAGCGCGTAGGCCTGCGAGAGGCCCGCTACGAGCCGGGCTCTGACGACGTGGGTGCGACCCGGGAGTTTTTCTTCACCCCGCGCAACCCAGGCGTCAGTGAGGTGGAGTTCTTCCTGGCCAAGGCCCTCACCCCGGGCGTCGTGGAGCGCTCGTTCAAGATCAACGTGACGGTCAAACCTTGA
- the ribA gene encoding GTP cyclohydrolase II codes for MSDTRPPQVLPARKPSQHLERFSEADIPTERGTLRTIVFKDRRTAREHVALVVGEVAGQEGVPTRVHSECLTSEVFGSLKCDCRQQLDRALDFITQAGCGVVLYLRQEGRGIGLGNKIKAYALQAKGYDTYEANRQLGFQDDLRSYDVAAEMLRSLDVRSVDLMTNNPLKIAGLVEEGIPVRRRIPSRTEHNPHNVDYLKTKRERTGHLIELFAEEDTEAKVG; via the coding sequence ATGTCCGACACACGTCCACCCCAGGTCCTCCCGGCCCGTAAGCCCTCCCAGCACCTGGAGCGCTTCTCCGAGGCGGACATCCCCACCGAGCGGGGAACGCTGCGCACCATCGTCTTCAAGGACCGCCGCACGGCCCGAGAGCATGTGGCGCTGGTGGTAGGGGAAGTGGCCGGCCAGGAAGGCGTGCCCACGCGTGTGCACTCCGAATGCCTCACCTCCGAGGTGTTCGGCAGCCTGAAGTGCGACTGCCGGCAGCAGCTCGACCGGGCATTGGACTTCATCACCCAGGCTGGCTGCGGGGTGGTGCTCTACCTGCGCCAAGAAGGCCGGGGCATCGGCCTGGGCAACAAAATCAAGGCGTATGCCCTCCAAGCGAAGGGTTACGACACTTACGAGGCCAACCGGCAATTGGGGTTCCAGGACGACCTTCGCAGTTATGATGTGGCTGCGGAGATGCTGCGATCCCTGGATGTCCGGTCGGTGGACCTGATGACGAACAACCCGCTGAAGATCGCCGGGCTCGTCGAAGAAGGTATTCCCGTGCGGCGTCGAATCCCTTCCCGGACGGAGCATAATCCGCATAACGTCGACTATCTGAAGACCAAGCGCGAGCGCACGGGGCACCTGATTGAGCTCTTCGCCGAGGAAGACACGGAAGCGAAAGTCGGCTGA
- a CDS encoding molybdopterin molybdotransferase MoeA yields the protein MSMGTELLAVEDARARTLALASPLPMEWARLDEALGRALAADLQAQRTLPPWDNSAMDGYAVRAADLTGPLPVRLTVGEIIHAGQMPRVELRPGTCARIMTGAPLPVGADAVVMQERTRPGPKTENPSSVEILEAVSSRNFVRPQGEDARKGEVLLRKGTPLGIPELGLISGQGLFSVPVPRRPRVAILSTGDELCRGDEPPEGRIVDTNAPTLALAVARAGGVPTLLGIARDTLEEVSARLADARDFDVVLTSAGVSVGDRDFVKAALEQQGVAMDFWRVAIKPGKPLAVGRRGNTLYLGLPGNPTSSLVTFELFVRPVIRRLLGLTDVEPPRVAGRLDGELRKPAGLAHYVRTQATWREGELWVRPLATQTSGALRSASAATHLLHFPRESTSLSHGAHAELLPVSWAV from the coding sequence ATGAGCATGGGAACGGAGTTGTTGGCGGTGGAGGACGCCCGGGCGAGGACGCTCGCGCTGGCCTCCCCTCTTCCGATGGAATGGGCCCGTCTGGATGAGGCCCTGGGCCGCGCCCTGGCGGCGGATCTCCAGGCCCAGCGGACCCTGCCCCCCTGGGACAACTCTGCCATGGATGGGTACGCCGTGCGCGCGGCGGATCTCACGGGCCCTCTGCCCGTCCGGCTCACCGTGGGCGAGATCATCCATGCCGGACAGATGCCCCGGGTGGAGCTGCGTCCTGGAACCTGTGCCCGGATCATGACGGGCGCTCCCCTTCCCGTGGGCGCGGATGCGGTGGTGATGCAGGAGCGCACCCGGCCCGGCCCCAAGACCGAAAATCCCTCCTCCGTGGAAATCCTGGAGGCGGTGTCCTCCCGGAACTTCGTCCGCCCCCAGGGGGAGGACGCCCGAAAGGGAGAAGTGCTCCTGCGAAAGGGCACGCCGCTGGGCATTCCCGAGTTGGGGCTGATCTCCGGCCAGGGCCTGTTCTCGGTGCCAGTGCCCCGCCGACCCCGGGTGGCCATCCTCTCCACGGGAGATGAGCTGTGCCGGGGAGACGAGCCCCCCGAGGGCCGTATCGTCGACACCAACGCCCCCACCCTGGCCCTGGCGGTGGCCCGCGCGGGCGGCGTGCCCACGCTGCTGGGGATCGCCCGGGACACCTTGGAAGAGGTGTCCGCACGGCTGGCGGACGCGCGAGACTTCGACGTGGTGCTCACGAGTGCCGGGGTCTCCGTGGGAGACCGGGACTTCGTGAAGGCCGCGTTGGAGCAGCAAGGCGTGGCCATGGACTTCTGGCGGGTGGCGATCAAACCCGGCAAGCCCCTGGCCGTGGGGCGGCGCGGCAACACCCTCTACCTCGGCTTGCCCGGCAACCCCACCTCCTCCCTGGTGACCTTCGAGCTGTTCGTCCGCCCGGTGATCCGGCGCCTGCTGGGGCTCACGGACGTGGAGCCTCCCCGCGTGGCCGGCCGCCTGGATGGCGAGCTGCGTAAACCCGCGGGGCTGGCCCACTATGTCCGGACGCAGGCCACCTGGCGGGAGGGCGAGCTCTGGGTACGCCCACTCGCCACGCAGACGTCAGGCGCCTTGCGCTCGGCGAGCGCAGCCACCCACCTGCTTCATTTCCCTCGTGAATCGACCAGCTTGTCTCATGGGGCGCATGCGGAACTCTTGCCTGTCTCCTGGGCTGTTTGA
- a CDS encoding MBL fold metallo-hydrolase, giving the protein MGVGEQLLIFDLGTGARPLGDHLLAQEKAVQASIFLSHYHYDHLQGLPFFTPIFVPQNAFTFYGSPRNGQSLKEILSGQMTQPYFPVTAEGVFRAQLDYHDVHAGERLTVGSASISTLELNHPGGNLGYRVECDGRSVVYATDIEHSEEGDARFFAFAKGADLLIYDSMYTEDEYCGRHGPARTGWGHSTWQAAVRAANESQAKTLVLFHHDPGRDDAEMTRLLRQVRKHRPEAIAAREHMILHVK; this is encoded by the coding sequence ATGGGCGTGGGCGAGCAGTTGTTGATCTTCGATCTGGGCACGGGGGCCCGGCCGCTGGGAGATCATCTGCTCGCGCAGGAGAAGGCGGTGCAAGCCTCCATCTTCCTGTCGCACTACCACTATGATCACCTGCAGGGCCTGCCGTTCTTCACCCCCATCTTCGTGCCGCAGAACGCCTTCACCTTCTATGGCTCTCCGCGCAACGGCCAGTCGCTCAAGGAGATCCTCTCGGGGCAGATGACGCAGCCCTACTTCCCGGTGACGGCCGAAGGGGTCTTCCGCGCACAGTTGGACTACCACGACGTCCACGCGGGCGAGCGGTTGACGGTGGGCTCCGCGAGCATCAGCACGCTGGAGCTGAATCATCCGGGTGGCAACCTGGGCTACCGCGTGGAGTGCGACGGCCGCTCGGTGGTGTACGCCACGGACATCGAGCATAGCGAGGAGGGAGATGCCCGCTTCTTCGCGTTCGCCAAGGGCGCGGATCTGCTCATCTACGACTCGATGTACACCGAGGATGAGTACTGCGGGCGCCATGGACCTGCGCGGACGGGCTGGGGCCACTCCACGTGGCAGGCCGCGGTCCGCGCGGCGAACGAGTCACAGGCGAAGACGCTGGTCCTCTTCCACCACGATCCAGGGCGGGACGATGCCGAGATGACGCGTCTGCTGCGTCAGGTGCGCAAGCACCGCCCCGAGGCCATCGCCGCCCGGGAGCACATGATCCTTCACGTCAAGTGA
- a CDS encoding ATP-binding protein, whose amino-acid sequence MNLLAPTMEAPSGTVALVFTDIQGSTLLWERCSTAMRTALELHDRILRTLLASSGGYEVKTQGDSFMVAFHSALEAVRWCLEVQEVLLSAPWPSELLEEPEAAEVIGPHGLLYRGLRVRMGVHVGEPELRINTRTGQVDYIGRMVNVAARVAEAGHGGQVLLSGMAWAQVAGMVDRLGRPSVRVLGSFRLKGIGDPLPLLEVLPVSLADRRFESLRVQEARRGNLPEEPGDIIGREEELECLRLWLVEGCRLITILGPGGMGKTRLATHFGSLQMGTRHWEGGVWWCDLTEAKTLEGFCHAVGQALGVQLTSGGAEEAPVDLLGRALGGRGPALVILDNLEHLTQLMPATLRRWLAMAPQVRFLVTSQESLRMAGERILDLAPMGLPDYRDTSLEAVSRSDAVRLFVRRAQAVRGSFELTAAEAPLVADIVRRLDGIALAIELAAARTALLGVRQLRERLSRRFELLNSGMRDAVARQATLRGAIDWSWSLLDMTEQVVLAQCSVFRGGFTLEAAEAVIALPRGGPDVLEVVQALRSKSLLRADAAEGLSGELRLSMYESIREYASARLDETGLGAALVARHAEHYLALARELRGPAKGGGVEALRRLTLERENLLSVCDYALKEWSPTLESVQRALEALVLLEPDVVTRGPLGLTLSRLDKALEQASVLSEELLLRAEALAVRGRIYLETGQLDAARRDLEAARKPFQHLGEVAREKRLLVDLSIVARHEGDVASAWDLIQEARKLPSGGDRWLDAYALGNLGITEQVRSGPEAAISHLHEALKLFQLVGDAAFEVLFLNNLASAIGESGRTMQAVGFLEEAFAKALGSGSRAGQAFARLNLGCYLLEADRPIEAIQHLDAVVELGRQLGLRIVEGCARGELGRACLNMGETEKARAHLMNATSLLTGVSRWHALRFSLHLAAVQAARGELLEARRGFSALGGTQEIRNDPVLRELAGLLYATVALAESRALPQQGLEVERRQADIQQRLERARHVPSEGASSDLRGWWKLLEQELGMEMEMPRTQLV is encoded by the coding sequence ATGAACCTTCTCGCACCCACCATGGAGGCGCCTTCCGGCACGGTCGCCCTCGTCTTCACCGACATCCAGGGGTCCACCCTGTTGTGGGAGCGGTGCAGCACGGCCATGCGCACGGCGCTGGAGTTGCATGACCGGATCCTGCGGACCTTGCTGGCCTCCAGTGGCGGCTACGAGGTGAAGACGCAGGGCGACTCCTTCATGGTGGCCTTTCACTCGGCGCTGGAGGCGGTGCGCTGGTGTCTGGAGGTACAAGAAGTCCTGTTGAGCGCGCCGTGGCCCTCGGAGCTGTTGGAAGAGCCCGAGGCGGCGGAAGTGATTGGCCCCCACGGGCTGCTGTACCGGGGGTTGCGCGTGCGCATGGGCGTGCACGTGGGAGAGCCCGAGCTGCGCATCAACACCCGCACGGGCCAGGTGGACTACATCGGCCGCATGGTGAACGTGGCGGCCCGCGTGGCGGAGGCAGGCCACGGTGGGCAGGTGCTGCTGAGCGGAATGGCCTGGGCGCAGGTGGCGGGCATGGTGGACCGTCTGGGGCGCCCCTCGGTGCGGGTGCTGGGTTCGTTCCGGCTCAAGGGCATTGGAGATCCTTTGCCCTTGCTGGAGGTGCTGCCCGTCTCGTTGGCGGACCGGCGCTTTGAGTCCCTGCGCGTCCAGGAGGCGCGGCGAGGCAACCTTCCCGAGGAGCCGGGAGACATCATCGGCCGGGAGGAGGAGCTGGAGTGTCTGCGCCTGTGGCTGGTGGAGGGCTGTCGGCTCATCACCATCCTGGGGCCGGGCGGGATGGGAAAGACGCGGCTGGCCACCCACTTCGGCAGTCTCCAGATGGGGACACGCCACTGGGAGGGGGGTGTCTGGTGGTGCGATCTCACCGAGGCGAAGACCCTGGAGGGCTTCTGTCATGCGGTGGGCCAGGCCCTTGGCGTGCAGTTGACCAGTGGTGGCGCGGAAGAGGCCCCGGTGGATCTGCTGGGCCGCGCGCTGGGAGGCCGCGGACCTGCCCTCGTCATCCTCGACAACCTGGAGCACCTCACCCAGCTCATGCCCGCGACGCTCCGGCGCTGGCTGGCAATGGCGCCGCAGGTCCGCTTTCTCGTCACTTCCCAGGAGTCACTGCGGATGGCGGGGGAGCGCATCCTGGATCTGGCGCCCATGGGGCTGCCGGACTACCGGGACACCTCGTTGGAAGCGGTGTCACGCTCGGACGCGGTGCGCCTGTTCGTCCGGCGGGCTCAAGCCGTCCGGGGCTCCTTCGAGCTGACCGCGGCGGAGGCCCCGCTGGTGGCGGACATCGTGCGCCGGCTGGACGGCATCGCGCTGGCCATCGAGCTGGCCGCCGCCCGCACGGCCTTGCTGGGGGTGCGGCAGCTTCGAGAGCGCCTCTCGCGGCGGTTCGAGCTGCTCAACAGCGGCATGCGCGACGCGGTGGCGCGGCAGGCAACGCTCCGGGGGGCGATCGACTGGTCCTGGAGCCTGCTGGACATGACCGAGCAAGTGGTCCTGGCGCAGTGCTCGGTGTTTCGCGGGGGCTTCACCCTGGAGGCGGCCGAGGCGGTCATCGCGCTTCCCCGCGGGGGGCCCGATGTGCTGGAGGTGGTTCAGGCCTTGAGGTCGAAGTCGCTTCTGCGGGCGGACGCCGCGGAGGGGTTGTCCGGCGAGCTGCGCCTGAGCATGTACGAGAGCATCCGCGAGTATGCCTCCGCCCGTCTGGATGAGACCGGGCTCGGGGCCGCGCTGGTGGCGCGCCATGCGGAGCACTACTTGGCGCTGGCCCGGGAACTCCGGGGGCCCGCCAAAGGGGGCGGGGTCGAAGCCCTGCGTCGGCTGACGCTCGAGCGGGAGAACCTGCTGTCCGTCTGCGACTACGCGCTCAAGGAATGGTCCCCCACGCTGGAGTCCGTCCAGCGGGCGCTGGAGGCGCTGGTGCTGCTCGAGCCAGACGTCGTCACCCGGGGACCGCTGGGGCTGACGTTGTCCCGGCTGGACAAGGCACTGGAGCAGGCCTCCGTGCTGAGCGAAGAGTTGCTGCTCCGGGCCGAGGCCCTGGCGGTGCGAGGGCGGATCTACCTGGAGACGGGCCAGCTCGATGCGGCCCGGAGGGATCTCGAAGCGGCGCGCAAGCCCTTCCAGCACCTGGGCGAAGTGGCTCGGGAGAAGCGGCTCCTCGTGGACTTGTCGATCGTGGCCCGTCACGAGGGAGACGTGGCGTCCGCATGGGATTTGATCCAGGAGGCTCGGAAGTTGCCCTCGGGAGGAGATCGCTGGCTGGATGCGTACGCACTGGGCAACCTGGGAATCACCGAGCAGGTGCGCAGTGGGCCCGAGGCGGCCATCTCCCACCTGCACGAGGCGCTGAAGCTGTTCCAGCTCGTCGGGGATGCGGCGTTCGAGGTGTTGTTCCTCAACAACCTGGCCTCCGCCATTGGCGAGTCCGGCAGGACGATGCAGGCCGTGGGCTTCCTGGAGGAAGCCTTCGCCAAGGCCCTGGGCTCGGGCAGCCGTGCGGGCCAGGCCTTCGCGCGGCTGAACCTGGGCTGCTACCTCTTGGAGGCGGATCGGCCCATCGAGGCGATTCAGCACCTGGACGCGGTGGTGGAGCTGGGGCGGCAGCTCGGTCTGCGCATCGTCGAGGGATGCGCCCGGGGCGAGCTGGGCCGTGCGTGCCTCAACATGGGGGAGACCGAGAAGGCGCGGGCCCATTTGATGAACGCCACCTCGTTGCTGACCGGTGTGTCGCGGTGGCACGCGCTGCGCTTCTCCCTGCACCTGGCGGCGGTCCAGGCCGCGCGGGGAGAGTTGCTGGAGGCACGGCGGGGCTTCTCGGCCCTGGGGGGCACGCAGGAGATCCGCAACGATCCCGTGCTGCGCGAACTGGCGGGATTGCTCTACGCGACGGTGGCGCTGGCCGAATCGCGGGCGTTGCCCCAGCAGGGCCTGGAGGTAGAGCGCCGTCAGGCCGATATTCAGCAGCGCCTGGAGCGGGCACGGCACGTGCCCTCGGAAGGCGCCTCCTCGGACCTGCGGGGCTGGTGGAAGCTGCTGGAGCAGGAACTGGGCATGGAGATGGAGATGCCCAGGACGCAGCTGGTGTAG